A single region of the Streptomyces virginiae genome encodes:
- a CDS encoding TetR/AcrR family transcriptional regulator, translated as MSDRRRAILEGAARVIARRGVRGLRVSDLAAEAGVSTALIYYHFKDRTGILRHALAFIGDRADRYTGAADEVGAAPSTVDPHRLLERILLLEFQDLPEVRENSTAWGELRAHTIFDPELRDELTAAGAAWVEEVAGLLAAACPAAPGAAATAAAERLTALLEGLSGRWLSGLLPAAHARDLMRGAIGVEIGQLGSLTP; from the coding sequence GTGTCCGATCGAAGAAGGGCCATCCTGGAGGGCGCCGCCCGGGTCATCGCCAGGCGCGGGGTCCGCGGGCTGCGGGTGAGCGATCTGGCGGCCGAGGCCGGCGTGTCGACCGCCCTGATCTACTACCACTTCAAGGACCGGACCGGCATCCTGCGGCACGCCCTGGCCTTCATCGGCGACCGGGCCGACCGCTACACGGGCGCCGCCGACGAGGTGGGCGCCGCGCCCTCGACCGTGGACCCGCACCGACTCCTGGAGCGGATCCTGCTGCTCGAATTCCAGGACCTGCCCGAGGTGCGCGAGAACAGTACGGCCTGGGGGGAGCTACGGGCCCACACGATCTTCGACCCGGAACTGCGCGACGAGCTCACCGCGGCCGGCGCGGCCTGGGTGGAGGAGGTCGCGGGCCTGCTGGCCGCGGCGTGCCCGGCCGCGCCGGGCGCCGCCGCCACCGCCGCCGCCGAGCGACTGACCGCCCTCCTGGAGGGTCTGAGCGGCCGCTGGCTGAGCGGCCTGCTGCCCGCGGCGCACGCCCGTGACCTGATGCGCGGGGCGATCGGGGTCGAGATCGGGCAGCTCGGTTCCCTCACCCCGTAA
- a CDS encoding agmatine deiminase family protein — MSFTPPTRRSVLRTFAGIGAAVFGAAACGPAESGKQPGAGGSPQPAADGKRRFGAEWESHTRTFMSWPALASVWEQDLPYVREDIARIARAVGDYEEVIMMARPDQVSAAQKAVGSQVEVIPLAVDDLWARDTVPVFVEEGAKVVGVDFNFNGWGNKQEHTNDAQVGRLLLEKYRIPRVQAPLVAEGGSFETDGEGTLMVTESSIVNDNRNKGKSRDTIEAELKQTLGVQKVIWLAGVRGEDITDAHVDSLVRFTAPGVVLLDRAHPSTPPDSWSRSADQAKSVLSKSTDARGRRFEVIDLPQPDLNRITGEGDDFVSTYANFYVANDSVFMPQFGDRKADDRARGILREHFPKRDVVMVKIDTIASGGGGIHCSTHDQPGKPAA; from the coding sequence GTGTCGTTCACTCCCCCCACCCGCCGGTCCGTCCTCCGTACCTTCGCCGGGATCGGCGCCGCCGTCTTCGGCGCGGCTGCCTGCGGTCCCGCCGAATCCGGCAAGCAGCCCGGAGCCGGCGGCTCCCCCCAGCCAGCCGCGGACGGAAAGCGCCGGTTCGGCGCCGAGTGGGAGAGCCACACCCGCACCTTCATGTCCTGGCCGGCCCTCGCCTCGGTCTGGGAGCAGGACCTGCCCTACGTACGCGAGGACATCGCCCGGATCGCACGGGCCGTCGGCGACTACGAAGAAGTGATCATGATGGCCCGGCCCGACCAGGTGAGCGCGGCCCAGAAGGCCGTCGGCTCCCAGGTCGAGGTGATCCCGCTGGCCGTCGACGACCTGTGGGCCCGCGACACCGTCCCCGTGTTCGTCGAGGAGGGGGCAAAAGTCGTCGGCGTCGACTTCAACTTCAACGGCTGGGGCAACAAGCAGGAGCACACGAACGACGCCCAGGTGGGACGCCTGCTGCTGGAGAAGTACCGGATCCCCCGGGTCCAGGCCCCGCTCGTCGCCGAGGGCGGCTCCTTCGAGACCGACGGCGAGGGCACCTTGATGGTCACCGAGAGCTCGATCGTCAACGACAACCGCAACAAGGGGAAGTCCCGGGACACCATCGAGGCCGAGCTCAAGCAGACCCTGGGCGTCCAGAAGGTCATCTGGCTGGCCGGCGTACGCGGCGAGGACATCACCGACGCACACGTCGACAGCCTCGTACGCTTCACCGCCCCCGGAGTGGTCCTGCTGGACCGCGCCCACCCCAGCACCCCGCCGGACTCCTGGTCCCGCTCCGCCGACCAGGCGAAGTCCGTCCTGTCGAAGTCGACGGACGCCCGCGGCCGCCGCTTCGAGGTCATCGACCTGCCCCAGCCCGACCTGAACCGGATCACGGGCGAGGGCGACGACTTCGTCTCCACCTACGCCAACTTCTACGTCGCCAACGACTCGGTGTTCATGCCGCAGTTCGGGGACCGCAAGGCGGACGACCGCGCCCGCGGCATCCTGCGGGAGCACTTCCCCAAGCGGGACGTCGTCATGGTGAAGATCGACACCATCGCCTCGGGCGGCGGCGGCATCCACTGCTCGACCCACGACCAGCCCGGCAAGCCCGCCGCCTGA